The genome window AGTGCCCACGGGTCAGGTCAGGCCGAGATTaagtttcaaaataatttttaagctTACGCTCGTTTTAAGGCCGAGTCGAGCCATAAAAAACccgttttattatttaaaattaataaaatattaaaattatatatttctagttgtttttgttagaaaatttcgGTTCATAAAACGACTTTCAGTTACAGcggaagtttaaaaattttgaaaatcaagtcggtttgtgatatttatagctaTAAACCTTTTCCCGAAAAGTACCTGTGTTTTGTGAGACAGATCCAAAATGTTCCTGGCTTTCAACCGAACAACCTTCTTTGCTATCCTCGTACCCAAATTGCgtcgagtgtgggcttgaacAACAAGAATCAGACACAACAAAAAACGATTTATTACTTTCGATAGGAAAAtaatgaatgattaattaaattctattttcaaacttcaattataatttcataatgaatAATGATtcaaaaacaattataatttaatattcaatggattcataatgaataattaatttaattctattttcaaacttcaattataattaattaaacaatgattcaaaaaccttaaattaattcttaagcCATTTTTATACATAGTGAGAAAACGCATTCATTTGTGAATGCGacccatttctctaacttcatcatttctattaattttcGTTCATTTGtttctacatgcaattcattaCGAAAGCCACTTAATCAATACTCGTCCAATAACTTTgttataagtgtgttacccttataggatattcttaatctctttgggataaatttccCTCATAGATTATCCTTAATCttgggataaatttgttctctcaatatgatcatattttatctcatagtaaccattacatcttccttcgtgaaaagtcaattactatcaaacaataatcaagtcatttatcacaaagacaaacgatCCGTGActatgaattctactattgtgaatgatgctacatattgcAAAAGTTGTATACCCAATGAACTAGCTTTCGGctatttatctatttgaactcaggtttttgcttacatcaaagtatatgagtcacgtatacatagtccatcatccactcaggattaatgtatgccacactatgagcGCCGCTAGCTTTCAGTTCATGTCTGATGTACTAACAGTCCAGTCAGTTACATatatgtctttatcttctgaGAGTCATCAGCTCCGGTactcaagacaaagcatctcccagttggacttgatagattacatattagtctttcaatcaatttgctcattttgaATTAggctaaggacatgtttaggttcatctactaatacaagttgtatTTCTGTATTatgatccgaccacgtaataccatttactattagttaaacattagataacagtgagctaatatttgcttccatttttgcTTTGTTTGCAAATACATCGAGGACAATATAAAAATGATgttaatgtaattaatgtatgttttattaaaccaatttgttcgaaaGATACAAGTATATATAGATGAACATACTACACTTAGAGCACTATATCCAACAATTTTAAacgtttttatatttaaattttagtttaaaaatacttttttatttaaattaaattcggGTCGGGTTAAGTTGGCCTGAAGTACAAAAATCCTTGTCCAAACTTGGCCCAAATTAGGCCTAGCTTATCAGACCGGGTGGGCTACTCGGCCCCTAGAGAGGCCTAATTCCCCACTCCCtttaagatttcaaaaatttatttgaataagtAAGCTTACATCCCTACAAGTATAAATATTCTGGAATATATGGGTTAATCTCATGACCACATTTTCTTTAACTAATGTAATATTTTTTGGGAAATGTTacttttatactaattttaaccttcaatttttatcattCACCTTTAAGCCATAGGTTTTGCTCCTtaattaatatatgcatatggtATGTTTGGAAGGAGTAGTATTTTTCAACACATCTTAGGTACATTAGTTAGCATAAAGTGTCAACTAACTTCACATGATAATTTTAACCACTTTGtgacttatttttaataaatggaaGAAATTTTTTCATACTTATTTTTAACTCTTATACTTTTACTCgtatttctaattttatgtttaaatttgtactaatCATTTTCGTGTCATAACAAACTATTTTAATACTTATgtaataattaagttatttcTTGTATTAATACACCGATAATCAAACgaaacaataatataattattttgcatCTTGTGATTGCATGTTATAtgcaaatttttaaatattttactttactCATGAAAtgcaattttagttttgatttcgATATTTCTTCACCAATATGAGGTTAAGTTGTAATATAATAAACTCGTTTTCTTTACAACTTAACCTCATATGATAACGGtaacctttattattattaattaaattacattaattttaattaattgttatcaTAAGTGTGTGTTTTCattattaattctttttatattaatttctattactttagaaaatttaacaattttgcatGTTATTATCCTTTTtttcatagttaaattttattcttggtataatttaataatttttttataattaggaaattttaataaaatgtacttttaagttttatgtataaatcaacaaacaacaaaattttacattctagCCAAATGGACCAAATGACATAATAATCTAACTAATATGGTAATGTGCTAAAAGGGCATTTAGTTCACGAAATGTAAGATTACTTAATATGTTACTGACTATGTTGGATTCTTATTTAGTTCATTTAGTTggaatgtaaaattttgttgtttgattgacaaattctgaaattacttaaaagtaaattttgctaagttatctttaccatagaaattattaatatttttaatagtataggtAAAAATGTTAGAATATGGGCTTAGCATCACTGCCTTGTTAATCGAGAAATCATTGATTAACAAGATGAAACTAGTATGTTTGATGCATGTTGTCGAAGGATTCTACAAATACATAATGAGGATTCTAATAGTGATGCCTTTACACCgatttgattgattttgatgtACTCGTTTACTGCTGTtttttctactaaaaaaatttattgctTCAATGCATTTCTCTTAACCATGTGCCATTCATTCAAGGGATAAGCATTTCGAAGAATATTTGACTAGATAAGGAGCTTGTTAGAGGTTATGGTATATCATCCTCATCCCCATTATGTGCATTGAAGTTTTACCTTCAAAAAGCCATTGATTCAATGAGTGGAGAGTGTTTTTTGGAGGTAGTTCTCAAAGTAAAGGAGTTTCCTCCTTCCTTTATTACTTGGATTATAGGATGCATAACTAGTCCAAGATTCTCAATATCTGAAAATGAAAGCTTGAAAGGATATTTCTGAAGAGAGGGATCTCTTGTCCCTATACATCTTTGTCATTGTTATGAATATTCTATCTTGTATGCTTAATGTGGCTGGAGCTAGCAACATTTTTCAGTATTCTCTTAAAGCTCAAAAGATTGAgttaactcatgtgctttgtaGATGACTTGCTCATTTCTGTCAAAGGAAAAATAGAGTTTGTTATTGGAGTTCAATGAGTTCAAAACTTCTAGCAAAATAGTTGACTGAATCTTAGCTTGATTAACATAGGTATTGTTGCCATgcaggaggatgtgggttcgagtgcacTGAAGcgtattattctcctatttataagttgaaaaGGGATCATTATGAATAGTTTTAGACATTATGTCAGAAAGAGCATATAtgattgttaaaaaaaacttCTAGCAAAATAGCAAATATAACATAGATTGCCCAaaactttccaaatgatttatgcatatataaaaaggttttacaaatgaaaataatgctTGATATAATAAGAATTTGGTATCTCTTCAAGCATTGaacatttcaatatatatatttggaactaatttacttttcttgtttattttaaagtaaaaataataattattttaatatttataattattcttgCCAACAACATTATctccaaatttcaaaattaggtcAGCAGGCCCTAGttcccctaaaatagaaaaattttcatttagattctttgaaattttaaaattttaaattagtaaagataaaattacactttggcccttaaaatgataaaaattgatttaatcctttaaaaattataaagatataagttattaaaatggtgaaattatattttactatcgtaaaaattataatttaatttctacccttaaaaaatttatagcTTTACGCTTGCCACTTGAACCAAGAAATTGTTAGCTAATAAGGGTACTTgataaactcaaaaaaataaatatatatatatatatatttagaagaTGATAACATGGATtattcaagaattaaacttgaccgattgagttttaactcgatCGACATcaacattaatataaattttttacggtaatatattttattgaatagaGATGGAAAAGGAATATTTGTCTAAAATTGtgaaacattatttaaaaaaaatagatagtATTTGTTTCCACTTAATTCATTAAGCAATATTTCTGACTTTGAGAATACTAAAAGTAGCAAACATAACCCGAGATATACTGATTCTTACTTCAATGATTAATCCCTGCCGTCTGATTTAATTACCACACTTTACCTGATCATCAAGCGCGTGACGGTGACACCAAAAAATAAAAGCCATATTTCCAATTTTATCCTCGTCCACTGTCTCGAAATTACAACTTTATCATCCCtcgattaaaaagaaaaagagtactGATCATTTCATTCCCTGTAAACACTGTCACGCTCTATAAAACTCGTCACATTTCCTTCTctcacaaaaaaaagaaaaacctttccttccccaaaagaaaaaaaaaatggagaaaccCGTTGTGCAACCATGGAGACCGGAGCTGATTCCGGTGCCGGTGCCGGCACCGTTTAGGCCACCGGAGACGCCGTTGGAACCAATGGAGTTCTTGTCACGTTCATGGAGTGTTTCAGCTTTGGAAGTTTCAAGGGCTTTAGCTCCTTCTCAGCCTCATCCTTCCTCATCGTCCCATCAAATGTGCTTGAAAGGTTCTTCTTCAAGTGGTAATGTCGTTATACTAGAAGACATAGCCGGTGAACTTGAAGAAAACGGGATAGTTTCAGGCAACCCTTTCTCTTTCGCTTCATCTGAAACTTCCCAGATGGTCCTTGAAAGAATCATGTCACAATCGGTAagtttagcaaaaaaaaaaaaaacaacaacctATGTCAAGACAAAAGGaacatctttttatttttttggttttattgttTCCCttgtaaaacaaaaattctatTGTTTCAAAGGTTTTCTCTTTTGTCTTTTAACAGCAAGAAGTATCTCCAAGAACATCCGGCAGGTTATCTCATAGCAGCGGGCCATTAACAGATAGCCCCCCTGTTTCACCTTCTGAGATTGATGATGTTAAGGtttgtttttatgtttgaaCCCATGTCTAtattttgctgttttttttatcataatattCGAATTCGAAACAGCAACGAGctctttgttttttcaaaaatggacACATTCAACAATAATTTGGTAAATACGAAgtataaaaaaccaaaaaaaaaaaggggaaaaaattgtgaaaattatttggtttttatCTTTAAAGGAATCGAAATTTTGTGGATaagtgtttgtttttttttaccaCAGTTTTAGGCATTTTCTGAGTCACTGACTCAGTAACATAAATATCAGGCTTTCTCAGAGACAGATGGAGAAGAAAGTGAGAATGGGTTCCTGTGTTTTTGCTTCACTTTATTcaatgtaaataatttttttttaaaaagataaatgatGGTCAttttaaacaacaaaaagaaaaaagctgtttcctttcattatttcaatggaGGTTACACTTACAGCTTAGtactgtgttttttttttattaccaaTGTTGCCCTTGTCTGTTTTTTAGTTTctgtgtgaaaattttgttacgTTCTTTTGGTATGAGTCAGTACGCGGGGCGCGTTGGTCCCTATAACGATTTGTTTTACCTTTCATAAAATTGGAAGCTTTCTTTAATGGCGGTGGTTGTTTGTTATGatatcaaatttcttttctgttttttttaaaaaattttgaatggcGGTGGATGATTTCAATTTTGCAGCAATTTTGCCGCGCTAGTAATTCCCTCAACATGCAGTACCGTACAAACACGGGGATAGGGGCGGCTACTCCTGCAACAACTGCCGTGACGGGTGGTGGGAAGACTGTGGGCCGATGGTTGAAGGATagaagagagaagaagaaggaagaaacGCGGGCTCAGAACGCTCAGCTACATGCAGCCATTTCTGTTGCCGGGGTAGCAGCAGCCGTGGCAGCTTACGCGGCAGCCACTGCTGCTTCCTCGAGCGCTGGGAAAGATGAGCAGAGGGCAAAGACGGACATGGCTGTGGCATCGGCTGCCACTCTTGTTGCTGCACAATGCGTGGAGACAGCTGAAGCCATGGGAGCCGAGCGTGATCATTTGACCTCCGTCATCAGCTCCGCCGTCAATGTCCGGTCTGCTGGAGATATCATGACCTTAACTGCTGGTGCAGCAACAggtatacatatacatacatacatataatttgaaattgaaatggttgaattaaTGGTGGGAAATTGTTATCAATGGCAGCATTAAGAGGGGCAGCCACATTGAAGGCAAGGGCATTGAAAGAGGTATGGAACATAGCAGCTGTAATCCctgttgaaaataataaaaatggtggcAATGGTAGCAATGGTAGCTCCAATGGCAGCTTTAGTGGTGAGCTTCTCCCTGAAGAGAATTTCTTGGGGATCTGCAGCAGAGAATTGCTTGCCAGAGGCTGTGAGCTTCTCAAGCGCACGAGAAAAGGTAAGCACAACACTCGCCCGAGTCCGGGCATCATCGAACAACGCATTTTGACATGATGTTTACCATTGTTGTGAATATTGCAGGTGATCTTCACTGGAAAGTTGTCTCTGTTTATATCAACAGAATGAACCAGGTACCCATACCAAATTGCTCAATTATTGTCGGGCGGGAAACGATTGTGTTCGAGTCTTCAGTTCGATTATGTTCAATTATTGGGGAATCAGTCTTATTTGCTTCTTTTGTTTAACATTCTTTTGAAACTTCTTTTTGTTACAAGGTTATGTTAAAGATGAAGAGTAGACATGTTGCTGGGACCatcacaaaaaagaaaaagagtaagTGATTATTAGCTTTGTCTTTCTCTAataatgtgaaaaataaaataaattcagaaATGGATGTGGTGCTTTCTTTGTTCCATTTGGGGATTTGAGAAAgctaaaagtaaaaaagaaaaatcaaaagggATTGTCTTTAacattcttcaatttttttttgcagaTGTTGTCTTGGAGGTGATTA of Gossypium raimondii isolate GPD5lz chromosome 3, ASM2569854v1, whole genome shotgun sequence contains these proteins:
- the LOC105796679 gene encoding VAN3-binding protein, with product MEKPVVQPWRPELIPVPVPAPFRPPETPLEPMEFLSRSWSVSALEVSRALAPSQPHPSSSSHQMCLKGSSSSGNVVILEDIAGELEENGIVSGNPFSFASSETSQMVLERIMSQSQEVSPRTSGRLSHSSGPLTDSPPVSPSEIDDVKQFCRASNSLNMQYRTNTGIGAATPATTAVTGGGKTVGRWLKDRREKKKEETRAQNAQLHAAISVAGVAAAVAAYAAATAASSSAGKDEQRAKTDMAVASAATLVAAQCVETAEAMGAERDHLTSVISSAVNVRSAGDIMTLTAGAATALRGAATLKARALKEVWNIAAVIPVENNKNGGNGSNGSSNGSFSGELLPEENFLGICSRELLARGCELLKRTRKGDLHWKVVSVYINRMNQVMLKMKSRHVAGTITKKKKNVVLEVIKDMPAWPGRHLLEGGENRRYFGLKTVMRGVVEFECKSQREYDIWTQGVSRLLSIAAEKNNRNRI